In Halovulum dunhuangense, one genomic interval encodes:
- a CDS encoding SDR family oxidoreductase: MTKRRLLCLGFGYTAQVLARALPRDAWDVTGTTRDPAGLDRIAAQGVEPLLWPGSDPGPALSQATHVLSSVPPREAGDPAHDLLSAHPGQMPRLEWVGLLSTTGVYGDHGGDWVDEETPLVPATHRGGLRAVQNDAWLRLWSEHGLPVHIFRLAGIYGPGRSALDRLRDGTAQRIVKPGQVFSRIHVEDIVQVLLASIARPHPGRAYNVADDEPGPPQDVIEHAAKLLGLPVPPDIPFDQADLSPMARSFYADNKRVRNDRIKAELGVRLAYPTYRDGLAAILAAERQSGGN, from the coding sequence ATGACGAAACGACGACTTCTGTGCCTGGGCTTCGGCTATACCGCGCAGGTGCTGGCGCGCGCCCTGCCGCGGGACGCGTGGGACGTGACCGGCACGACGCGCGACCCCGCGGGGCTGGACCGGATCGCCGCCCAAGGCGTGGAGCCGCTGCTCTGGCCGGGCAGCGACCCGGGCCCCGCGCTTTCGCAGGCGACGCATGTGCTGTCATCCGTGCCGCCACGGGAGGCGGGCGATCCTGCCCATGACCTGCTGAGCGCGCATCCGGGCCAGATGCCGCGGCTGGAATGGGTGGGACTTCTGTCCACCACCGGGGTCTATGGCGATCACGGCGGCGACTGGGTGGACGAGGAAACGCCGCTGGTGCCCGCGACCCATCGCGGCGGCCTGCGGGCGGTGCAGAACGACGCCTGGCTGCGGCTGTGGTCGGAACACGGGCTGCCGGTCCACATCTTCCGGCTGGCGGGGATCTACGGGCCGGGGCGGTCGGCGCTGGACCGGCTGCGCGACGGGACGGCGCAGCGCATCGTCAAGCCGGGGCAGGTGTTCAGCCGCATCCATGTCGAGGACATCGTGCAGGTGCTGCTGGCCTCGATCGCGCGGCCGCATCCGGGGCGGGCCTATAACGTGGCCGATGATGAACCGGGGCCGCCGCAGGACGTGATCGAGCATGCGGCGAAGCTGCTGGGCCTGCCGGTGCCGCCCGACATTCCCTTCGACCAGGCGGATCTGTCGCCCATGGCGCGCAGCTTCTATGCCGACAACAAGCGGGTGCGGAACGACCGCATCAAGGCGGAGCTTGGCGTGCGGCTTGCCTATCCCACCTATCGCGATGGCCTTGCGGCCATACTGGCAGCGGAAAGGCAGAGCGGCGGCAACTAG
- a CDS encoding CAP domain-containing protein, with the protein MVSRGIRAFLVLLAVAACTPPEPESVNGIRIIQDSEVNGILTAHVDGVNAFRGSRGLTPVRLSSQLTAAAATHARDMSVQRRAWHFGSDGTSPRDRALRAGFQGEVLGENISESFDDDVSVLQSWLNDPFTRRVMEAPEADSVGFSFYQEPNGKLWWVQLLGDSSSRPAVGAGLGGAMSVPGS; encoded by the coding sequence ATGGTTTCACGCGGCATCCGGGCGTTTCTGGTTCTTCTCGCGGTGGCGGCCTGTACCCCGCCCGAACCCGAGTCGGTGAACGGCATCCGGATCATCCAGGACAGCGAGGTGAACGGGATCCTCACCGCGCATGTGGACGGGGTGAACGCGTTTCGCGGAAGCCGCGGCCTGACCCCGGTGCGCCTGTCCTCGCAGCTGACCGCCGCCGCGGCGACCCATGCCCGCGACATGAGCGTGCAGCGGCGCGCCTGGCATTTCGGATCCGACGGCACCTCGCCACGCGACCGCGCGCTGCGCGCCGGCTTCCAGGGCGAAGTGCTGGGAGAGAACATTTCCGAATCCTTCGACGATGACGTGTCGGTGCTGCAATCCTGGCTGAACGACCCCTTCACCCGCCGGGTGATGGAGGCGCCGGAGGCCGACAGCGTCGGCTTTTCCTTCTACCAGGAGCCCAACGGCAAGCTGTGGTGGGTGCAACTGCTGGGCGATTCGTCCAGCCGGCCCGCGGTCGGGGCCGGGCTTGGCGGCGCGATGTCCGTTCCGGGATCGTGA
- a CDS encoding L,D-transpeptidase → MTRMVLGAGTGLAVAGCSREASALMDDYATVSQAANEPVAGLTLDNSQLMGIREAGLQRRVSGFLSREWSDHFVTLDNGAILVDINARALHYWSEDERTYKIYPVSVPLSEDLTRTGKTSVVQKREGPDWRPTPNMLKRNPSLPAYVGPGPENPLGTHALYLGWQYYRIHGTNDTRKIGRKSSNGCIGLYNEHIAELFGMAQVGTQVLII, encoded by the coding sequence ATGACCCGCATGGTGCTCGGGGCGGGCACCGGTCTGGCCGTCGCGGGTTGCTCGCGCGAGGCCTCTGCGCTGATGGACGATTACGCGACCGTCAGCCAGGCCGCGAACGAACCCGTCGCCGGCCTGACACTCGACAACTCTCAGCTCATGGGCATCCGCGAGGCCGGGTTGCAGCGCCGCGTCTCGGGCTTCCTGTCGCGCGAATGGTCGGATCATTTCGTGACGCTCGACAACGGCGCGATCCTTGTGGATATCAACGCGCGCGCCCTGCACTACTGGTCCGAGGACGAGCGCACCTACAAGATCTACCCTGTGTCGGTCCCGCTGAGCGAGGATCTGACCCGCACCGGCAAGACCAGCGTCGTGCAGAAGCGCGAGGGCCCCGACTGGCGGCCCACGCCGAACATGCTCAAGCGCAACCCGAGCCTGCCGGCCTATGTCGGCCCCGGCCCGGAAAACCCGCTCGGGACGCACGCGCTGTACCTCGGCTGGCAGTACTACCGGATCCACGGCACCAACGACACGCGCAAGATCGGGCGCAAGTCGTCGAATGGCTGCATCGGCCTGTACAACGAACACATCGCCGAACTTTTCGGCATGGCGCAGGTCGGCACGCAGGTGCTGATCATCTGA
- a CDS encoding MucR family transcriptional regulator, protein MAEQDTIDKAELLALSAEVVSSYVGNNTVAPEQVTEMLKSVYQTMSTLGGPVEEEPEQLVPAVPIKKSVTDDYIICLEDGKKLKMLKRHLMAAYGMTPEEYREKWGLKADYPMVAPNYAAKRQELAKKIGLGRKPRK, encoded by the coding sequence ATGGCCGAACAAGACACCATCGACAAGGCGGAACTACTGGCGCTCAGCGCGGAAGTGGTTTCCTCCTATGTCGGCAACAACACCGTGGCGCCCGAACAGGTGACCGAAATGCTCAAGTCGGTGTATCAGACGATGAGCACGCTGGGCGGTCCCGTCGAGGAAGAGCCCGAGCAGCTGGTGCCCGCGGTTCCGATCAAGAAGTCGGTGACCGACGACTACATCATCTGTCTCGAGGACGGGAAGAAGCTGAAGATGCTGAAGCGCCACCTGATGGCGGCCTACGGCATGACGCCCGAAGAATACCGCGAGAAATGGGGCCTGAAGGCCGACTATCCGATGGTCGCGCCGAACTATGCCGCCAAGCGGCAGGAACTGGCCAAGAAGATCGGTCTGGGGCGCAAGCCCCGGAAGTGA
- a CDS encoding M3 family metallopeptidase, whose translation MTNPLTRTWTTPFGLPPFAEIADDHFAPAFEQGFAEARAAYEAIATNPAAPDFDNTIAAMERADALLDRVGAVFFNLSSTDGNEARRALQRDLSPKFAAFHSDIMLDPRLFARVEDLWQRRDSLGLDEEQARVLLLTRRGFVRAGAQLGAEDQARLRAVMQRLASLGTQFAQNVQKDEEDWVMELAEAELEGLPGFLRSAARAAAAERGRAGHVITLSRSLIVPFLQFSPRRDLRERAFRAWAARGEMRPETATLPIVAEMLALREERARLLGYPDFAHFKLETEMAKAPAAVRDLLTAVWEPARAQALRDAARLSEMLSADGINDALAPWDWRYYATIRQREEHAIDEAEVKPYFQLDNMIAAAFDCATRLFGLSFVPLDVPLHHPDARAWEVRKGARHMGVFIGDYFARGPKRSGAWCSRFRDQSKLDGEVRPVVINVCNFAKPPAGEPALLTFDDARTLFHEFGHALHGLLSDVTHGSVSGTSVARDFVELPSQLYEHWLATPEVLSAHARHAETGAPIPEDLRDRLIAAENFDQGFATVEYVASALVDLEFHTGRAPADPAARQAEILAGLGMPGAITMRHATPHFQHVFAGDGYSSGYYSYMWSEVMDADAFAAFEEAGDIFDAATATALETHIYSAGGSRDAEALYTAFRGRLPGVEALLRQRGLAA comes from the coding sequence ATGACCAACCCCCTGACCCGGACCTGGACCACGCCTTTCGGGCTGCCGCCCTTCGCCGAGATCGCCGACGATCATTTCGCGCCCGCCTTCGAGCAGGGTTTTGCCGAGGCGCGCGCCGCCTACGAGGCGATCGCCACCAACCCGGCGGCGCCCGATTTCGACAACACCATCGCGGCGATGGAGCGGGCCGACGCGCTTCTGGACCGGGTGGGGGCGGTATTCTTCAACCTGTCCTCGACGGATGGGAACGAGGCGCGCCGCGCGCTGCAACGCGACCTGTCGCCGAAATTCGCGGCGTTCCATTCCGACATCATGCTCGACCCGCGCCTGTTCGCGCGCGTCGAGGATCTGTGGCAGCGGCGCGACAGCCTGGGGCTGGACGAGGAACAGGCGCGGGTGCTGCTGCTGACCCGGCGCGGCTTTGTCAGGGCGGGCGCGCAGCTGGGCGCCGAGGACCAGGCGCGGCTGCGCGCGGTCATGCAGCGGCTGGCCAGCCTTGGCACGCAGTTCGCCCAGAACGTCCAGAAGGACGAGGAGGACTGGGTGATGGAACTGGCCGAGGCGGAGCTGGAGGGGCTTCCGGGCTTCCTGCGGTCGGCCGCGCGGGCGGCGGCGGCCGAGCGCGGGCGCGCGGGGCATGTCATCACCCTGTCGCGCAGCCTGATCGTGCCGTTCCTGCAATTCTCGCCCCGCCGCGACCTGCGCGAGCGCGCCTTCCGAGCCTGGGCCGCGCGCGGCGAGATGCGGCCGGAGACCGCGACCCTGCCGATCGTGGCCGAGATGCTGGCCCTGCGCGAGGAGCGCGCGCGGCTGCTGGGTTATCCCGATTTCGCGCATTTCAAGCTGGAAACCGAGATGGCGAAGGCGCCCGCGGCGGTGCGCGACCTGCTGACCGCCGTGTGGGAGCCGGCCCGCGCGCAGGCGTTGCGCGACGCCGCGCGGCTTTCGGAGATGCTGTCGGCCGACGGGATCAACGACGCGCTCGCGCCCTGGGACTGGCGCTACTACGCGACCATCCGCCAGCGCGAGGAGCACGCCATCGACGAGGCGGAGGTGAAGCCTTATTTCCAGCTCGACAACATGATCGCGGCGGCCTTCGACTGCGCCACGCGGCTGTTCGGGCTGAGCTTCGTGCCCCTCGACGTGCCCCTGCATCACCCGGACGCCCGCGCCTGGGAGGTTCGCAAGGGCGCGCGCCACATGGGTGTGTTCATCGGGGATTATTTCGCCCGCGGCCCCAAGCGCTCGGGCGCGTGGTGTTCGCGCTTCCGCGACCAGTCTAAGCTGGATGGCGAGGTGCGGCCCGTCGTGATCAACGTGTGCAACTTCGCCAAGCCGCCCGCGGGGGAGCCGGCGCTGCTGACCTTCGACGATGCGCGCACGCTGTTTCACGAGTTCGGCCACGCCCTGCACGGGCTTCTGTCGGACGTGACCCACGGATCCGTCTCGGGCACGTCCGTCGCGCGCGATTTCGTGGAACTGCCCTCGCAGCTTTACGAGCACTGGCTGGCAACCCCCGAGGTCCTGTCCGCCCACGCCCGCCATGCGGAGACGGGCGCGCCGATCCCCGAGGATCTGCGCGACCGCCTGATCGCGGCCGAGAATTTCGACCAGGGCTTCGCGACCGTCGAATACGTCGCCTCGGCGCTGGTGGACCTGGAGTTCCACACCGGCCGCGCGCCGGCCGATCCGGCCGCGCGCCAGGCAGAGATCCTTGCGGGCCTCGGCATGCCGGGGGCGATCACGATGCGCCACGCCACGCCGCATTTCCAGCATGTCTTTGCCGGGGACGGCTATTCCTCGGGGTATTATTCCTACATGTGGTCCGAGGTGATGGACGCGGACGCCTTCGCCGCCTTCGAGGAGGCCGGCGACATCTTTGACGCGGCGACGGCGACGGCGCTGGAAACGCATATCTATTCGGCCGGTGGATCGCGTGATGCCGAGGCGCTTTATACCGCCTTCCGGGGCCGCCTGCCCGGGGTGGAGGCGCTTCTGCGGCAGCGGGGCCTGGCAGCCTGA
- the queG gene encoding tRNA epoxyqueuosine(34) reductase QueG, with protein MSPDPARLRDALKARAEAEGFAACGICRPDAIPQAPERLRAFLAAGHHGQMGWMAERAHWRGDPAALWPAARSVIMLAEPYTPPGDPLALLDHPERGNVSVYARGRDYHDLVKKRLKRLGRWLVEESGAEIKVFVDTAPVMEKPLAQAAGIGWQGKHTNLLSRRLGNWFFLGAIFTTLELPVDPPEVDHCGSCTACLDVCPTKAFPAPFRLDARRCISYLTIEHDGPVDEELRAGIGNRIYGCDDCLAVCPWNKFAVQAREAGYWARAELQAPRLDTLAGLSDADFRTVFSGSPIKRIGRNRFIRNVLYAIGNSGRPDLAQAARPHLGDPDATVRDAAEWALARLGA; from the coding sequence ATGAGCCCGGATCCCGCCCGGCTGCGCGACGCCCTGAAGGCGCGGGCAGAGGCGGAGGGCTTCGCCGCCTGCGGCATCTGCCGGCCCGACGCGATCCCGCAGGCGCCCGAACGCCTGCGCGCCTTTCTTGCGGCGGGGCATCATGGCCAGATGGGCTGGATGGCCGAGCGGGCGCACTGGCGCGGCGATCCCGCGGCGCTGTGGCCCGCGGCGCGGTCGGTCATCATGCTGGCCGAGCCCTATACGCCGCCCGGCGATCCGCTGGCGCTGCTCGACCATCCCGAGCGCGGCAATGTGTCGGTCTATGCGCGGGGGCGGGACTATCACGACCTGGTCAAGAAGCGGCTCAAGCGGCTGGGGCGCTGGCTGGTCGAGGAAAGCGGCGCCGAGATCAAGGTCTTCGTGGACACCGCCCCGGTGATGGAAAAGCCGCTGGCGCAGGCGGCGGGGATCGGCTGGCAGGGCAAGCACACGAACCTTCTGTCGCGCCGGCTGGGCAACTGGTTCTTCCTTGGCGCGATCTTCACCACGCTGGAGCTGCCCGTCGATCCGCCCGAGGTGGACCATTGCGGCAGCTGCACCGCCTGCCTGGATGTCTGCCCGACCAAGGCATTCCCGGCGCCCTTCCGGCTGGATGCGCGGCGCTGCATCTCGTACCTCACGATCGAGCATGACGGCCCGGTGGACGAGGAGCTGCGCGCCGGCATCGGCAACCGGATCTATGGCTGCGACGACTGCCTTGCGGTCTGCCCCTGGAACAAGTTCGCGGTTCAGGCGCGCGAGGCCGGCTACTGGGCGCGGGCGGAATTGCAGGCGCCCCGGCTCGACACGCTGGCGGGGCTGTCGGATGCGGATTTCAGGACCGTGTTCAGCGGCTCTCCGATCAAGCGGATCGGGCGCAACCGCTTCATCCGCAACGTGCTATACGCCATCGGCAATTCCGGCCGGCCGGACCTGGCGCAGGCGGCGCGTCCGCATCTGGGCGACCCGGATGCGACGGTGCGCGATGCCGCCGAATGGGCGCTGGCAAGGCTTGGCGCCTAA
- a CDS encoding YjbF family lipoprotein — MAIRPALLAALLAVALAGCSSGGRSPVLGAVMDRFLPSDEEETAAAGSAPAPQLTREAIRAAGTPMVRGRLVDENARSVLSAVAQNGSYTTYISRFGQTLTIRGGSLITASRGLGYDLLSVATSPADPAVRPRPVAQWPASITRTYRFPAEGPDGDARTVTCRFVPGEPREIEIVEITYSGTQVEEICEGDGLSFTNYHFAESETGFIRRSLQWLGPDQGLIDLEILAAAAVPG, encoded by the coding sequence TTGGCAATAAGGCCCGCCCTTCTGGCCGCCCTTCTGGCGGTCGCGCTGGCAGGTTGCAGCAGCGGTGGGCGCAGTCCCGTGCTGGGCGCGGTGATGGACCGGTTCCTGCCCTCGGACGAGGAAGAGACGGCCGCGGCCGGTTCGGCCCCCGCGCCGCAGCTGACGCGCGAGGCGATCCGCGCCGCCGGCACACCGATGGTGCGCGGCCGGCTGGTCGACGAGAATGCCCGCTCGGTCCTGTCGGCGGTGGCGCAGAACGGCAGCTACACCACCTATATCTCGCGCTTCGGGCAGACGCTGACGATCCGGGGCGGCTCGCTCATCACGGCCAGCCGCGGGCTGGGTTATGACCTCTTGTCGGTGGCGACCAGCCCCGCCGACCCGGCGGTGCGCCCGCGCCCGGTGGCGCAGTGGCCGGCCAGCATCACCCGCACCTACCGCTTCCCCGCCGAGGGGCCGGACGGCGACGCGCGCACCGTGACCTGCCGGTTCGTGCCGGGCGAGCCGCGCGAGATCGAGATCGTGGAGATCACCTATTCCGGCACCCAGGTCGAAGAGATCTGCGAGGGCGACGGGCTGTCCTTCACCAACTACCACTTCGCGGAAAGCGAGACCGGCTTCATCCGCCGTTCGCTGCAATGGCTGGGCCCCGATCAGGGCTTGATCGACCTGGAGATCCTGGCCGCCGCGGCGGTGCCGGGCTGA
- a CDS encoding YjbH domain-containing protein, with the protein MVNRFRDSVAVAALAAAAAVPASAQTYNLYGAPGLIDMPTAESLPDAQVGLSLGFLGETQRTGVGFQITPGVHGTLRVGTIQDDPSGTELSFEGFDLQFRLIEENGMLPAIALGLRDFLGDGPYGAEYLVATKTVAPGLKLSGGIGWGRLGSSDGFDNPIGGNVRGGPTTPSGQPQWDSYFTGEAAFFGGLEWATPVDGLTLKAEYSSDAYAPEVAGGFERDSSFNFGLTYAPNENVQLSGYYLYGSTLGVQLSLTGNPFDPQAPQDLGTAPAPVRARPDDAPRGTAWARSTENRDRIIAAAAKVLEADGILIDQARIAGDEIEIHIENTLIQREPKAIGRTARVLALVAPPSVETFRITPVVGDLPVNTVVIRRSDLEAQVDQPDAGMLSWQTTELENARASILGDDVFLAPEGPRFSWSFNPSLPVNLLDTDDGLQLDLLLSAQASYRLAPGLSVTGEVSRFLVGTDQKTVSTSTSTLPRVRSDSDLYWSGRDFDLNRLTLDWVAKPHEAIYTRLSAGLLERMFAGVSGEVLYAPANSDFAYGAELNYARQRDFEGAFDLIDYDVVTGHGSVYWDTGFRGIEAQLDVGRYLAGDYGATVSLARRFANGWDVRGYATLTEVGFDEYGDGSFTKGFEVTIPLGWTLPFETKSESRVELLQVDGDGGARLDIRGRLYDRIRDLDRRSLEDGWSAFWQ; encoded by the coding sequence ATGGTGAACAGGTTTCGCGACAGTGTGGCGGTGGCGGCGCTGGCAGCCGCGGCGGCGGTGCCCGCCTCGGCCCAGACCTACAACCTTTACGGGGCGCCCGGCCTGATCGACATGCCGACGGCCGAAAGCCTGCCGGACGCGCAGGTCGGCCTGAGCCTGGGGTTCCTTGGCGAGACGCAGCGCACCGGCGTCGGCTTCCAGATCACGCCGGGGGTGCATGGCACGCTGCGGGTGGGCACGATCCAGGACGACCCGTCGGGCACCGAGCTGTCCTTCGAGGGGTTCGACCTGCAGTTCCGCCTGATCGAGGAAAACGGGATGCTGCCCGCCATCGCGCTGGGCCTGCGGGACTTCCTGGGCGACGGGCCCTACGGGGCGGAGTACCTGGTCGCGACCAAGACCGTCGCGCCCGGGCTGAAGCTGAGCGGCGGGATCGGCTGGGGCCGGCTGGGCAGCTCTGACGGGTTCGACAACCCGATCGGCGGCAATGTCCGGGGCGGGCCGACCACGCCCAGCGGCCAGCCGCAATGGGACAGCTATTTCACCGGCGAGGCGGCTTTCTTCGGCGGGCTTGAGTGGGCGACGCCGGTGGACGGGCTGACGCTGAAGGCGGAATATTCCTCGGACGCCTACGCGCCCGAGGTGGCCGGCGGGTTCGAGCGGGACTCGTCGTTCAACTTCGGCCTGACCTATGCGCCGAACGAGAACGTGCAGCTTTCGGGCTACTATCTTTATGGCTCGACGCTGGGGGTGCAGCTCAGCCTGACCGGCAACCCGTTCGATCCGCAGGCGCCGCAGGATCTGGGCACCGCGCCCGCCCCGGTGCGCGCCCGTCCCGACGATGCGCCGCGCGGCACGGCCTGGGCCCGGAGCACCGAGAACCGCGACCGGATCATAGCCGCCGCCGCCAAGGTGCTGGAGGCGGACGGCATCCTGATCGACCAGGCGCGCATCGCGGGCGACGAGATCGAGATCCATATCGAGAACACGCTGATCCAGCGCGAGCCAAAGGCCATCGGCCGCACCGCGCGGGTGCTGGCGCTGGTGGCGCCGCCCTCGGTCGAGACGTTCCGCATCACGCCCGTGGTGGGCGATCTGCCGGTCAACACCGTCGTGATCCGCCGCAGCGACCTGGAGGCGCAGGTCGATCAGCCCGATGCCGGGATGCTGAGCTGGCAGACCACGGAACTGGAAAACGCCCGCGCCAGCATCCTGGGCGATGACGTGTTCCTCGCCCCCGAGGGGCCGCGGTTCTCGTGGTCGTTCAACCCATCGCTTCCCGTGAACCTGCTCGATACCGATGACGGGTTGCAGCTGGACCTGCTGTTGTCTGCGCAGGCAAGCTACCGGCTGGCGCCCGGCCTGTCGGTCACCGGCGAGGTCAGCCGCTTCCTGGTCGGGACCGATCAGAAGACGGTGTCCACGTCGACCAGCACGCTGCCGCGGGTGCGCTCGGACAGCGATCTCTACTGGTCTGGGCGTGATTTCGACCTGAACCGTCTGACGCTCGACTGGGTGGCGAAGCCGCACGAGGCGATCTATACGCGGCTTAGCGCCGGCCTGCTGGAGCGGATGTTCGCGGGCGTCAGCGGCGAGGTGCTCTATGCGCCCGCCAACAGCGATTTCGCCTATGGCGCGGAACTGAACTACGCCCGCCAGCGCGATTTCGAGGGGGCGTTCGACCTGATCGACTACGACGTGGTGACGGGCCACGGGTCGGTCTACTGGGACACCGGGTTCCGCGGGATCGAGGCGCAGCTCGATGTCGGGCGCTACCTGGCGGGCGATTACGGCGCGACCGTGTCGCTGGCGCGGCGCTTCGCCAATGGCTGGGACGTGCGCGGCTATGCGACCCTGACCGAGGTCGGTTTCGACGAATATGGCGATGGCAGCTTCACCAAGGGCTTCGAGGTGACGATCCCGCTGGGCTGGACGCTGCCCTTCGAGACGAAGTCCGAATCGCGGGTGGAACTGTTGCAGGTCGACGGTGACGGGGGCGCGCGGCTCGATATCCGCGGGCGGCTCTACGACCGGATCCGCGATCTCGACCGTCGCTCGCTCGAGGATGGGTGGAGCGCGTTTTGGCAATAA
- a CDS encoding DUF2189 domain-containing protein, whose protein sequence is MEHTADARDGIEIRTIGLPDVTAALAQGWSDFRRAPAFGLFFGAVFSAVGVVICLQLVVWGTSYWALPIMAGFPLIGPFAAVGLYDVSRRLEQGASLDWGEVLGVIARERGRQIPSMAFVTLFFFLAWVYFAHLIFALSFGLAAPVTGGPVEMLTSPPGLVMLAVGTVVGGGLALLLFAITVVSVPMLLDREVDVITAMITSVRTVVENRGPMLAWAAAVAGLSALAMIPLFLGMMVIFPVLGHASWHLYRRVIGPAA, encoded by the coding sequence ATGGAACACACGGCAGACGCGCGCGACGGGATCGAGATCCGGACCATCGGCCTGCCCGATGTCACGGCCGCCCTGGCGCAGGGATGGTCCGATTTTCGGCGCGCGCCGGCCTTCGGCCTGTTTTTCGGGGCCGTGTTCTCGGCCGTCGGCGTGGTGATCTGCCTGCAACTCGTGGTCTGGGGCACCAGCTACTGGGCGCTGCCCATCATGGCGGGCTTTCCGCTGATCGGCCCCTTCGCCGCCGTCGGGCTTTACGATGTCAGCCGCAGGCTGGAGCAGGGCGCGTCCCTCGACTGGGGCGAGGTGCTGGGCGTGATCGCGCGCGAACGCGGGCGGCAGATCCCGTCGATGGCCTTCGTGACGCTGTTCTTCTTCCTTGCCTGGGTCTATTTCGCGCATCTGATCTTTGCCCTCAGCTTCGGGCTGGCGGCCCCCGTGACCGGCGGCCCCGTGGAGATGCTGACCAGCCCGCCGGGGCTGGTGATGCTGGCGGTGGGAACCGTGGTGGGGGGCGGTCTGGCGCTGCTTCTGTTCGCGATCACCGTGGTGTCGGTTCCGATGCTGCTTGACCGCGAGGTGGACGTGATCACCGCGATGATCACCAGCGTGCGCACGGTGGTCGAGAACCGGGGCCCGATGCTGGCCTGGGCCGCCGCGGTGGCCGGGCTGAGCGCGCTGGCGATGATCCCGCTGTTCCTGGGCATGATGGTGATCTTTCCGGTGCTGGGCCATGCGTCCTGGCATCTCTATCGGCGGGTGATCGGCCCGGCCGCCTGA
- a CDS encoding L,D-transpeptidase family protein — MTGPSATRRSLVLGLGALGLSACAGRDYSTLSRADHVYVLKEERRLYLMQSGKQIREFAIDLGFAPQGHKNLSGDGRTPEGEYFIDRKNPRSAYYLSLGINYPNQQDMEIARALNVDPGGDIFIHGEPNGFRGRLQRDWTAGCIAVRNPEVEEIYARVPMGTPVTILA, encoded by the coding sequence ATGACAGGACCATCGGCAACGCGGCGCTCTCTCGTGCTGGGGCTGGGCGCCCTCGGCCTGAGCGCCTGCGCGGGCAGGGATTATTCCACGCTGTCGCGCGCGGACCATGTCTATGTGCTGAAGGAAGAGCGGCGGCTCTACCTGATGCAGAGCGGCAAGCAGATCCGCGAATTCGCGATCGACCTGGGCTTTGCGCCGCAGGGGCACAAGAACCTGTCGGGCGACGGGCGCACGCCGGAAGGCGAGTACTTCATCGACCGCAAGAACCCGCGCAGCGCCTATTACCTGAGCCTGGGGATCAACTACCCCAACCAGCAGGACATGGAGATCGCCCGCGCGCTGAACGTCGATCCGGGCGGCGACATCTTCATCCACGGAGAGCCGAACGGCTTTCGCGGCCGGCTGCAGCGGGACTGGACGGCGGGCTGCATCGCCGTGCGCAACCCGGAAGTCGAGGAAATCTATGCCAGGGTGCCGATGGGCACGCCGGTCACGATCCTGGCCTAG